A single window of Sphingobacteriales bacterium DNA harbors:
- a CDS encoding beta-lactamase family protein, producing MLIDVVKISYFVRIEEEKLTFVAFGMICEIKYKKKMKQLFTLIIILFSICTLSYCQQNNDSTENKVFKQKKYTQDEYLNNRKIDINIKDTNIQQKIHALDCYFAKRVDSLGFNGSVLISYKGTPILEGYYGYSNYYTKNKLNKRSTFQIASTSKTFTSAAILLLHQEGYLNIDDTLQKYFPTFPYKGITVRMLLNHRSGLPNYLNFSETYWAKKTIYMNNEDVLAQLQKFKPKSLAYPNTKFYYNNTNYVLLALIIEKASGYSYKDFMHQFIFNPLGMHDTHVFDPKNQGKNEVLGYKGSSWKEDNIVYTDGVVGDKGIYSTVLDLYKWDQVLYAGKLIKPEILNLAYTPQSFEKPGNKNYGLGWRMTDQEDGTRIIYHNGWWHSFNSVFNRKISDGTCIIVLSNHYSQSVYKIKEIWDILYPNQDVDMSSEQ from the coding sequence TTGTTAATTGATGTTGTAAAAATAAGTTATTTTGTTAGAATTGAAGAAGAAAAACTTACTTTTGTAGCTTTTGGAATGATTTGTGAGATAAAATATAAGAAGAAAATGAAGCAACTATTCACATTAATTATAATATTATTTTCTATATGTACGCTTAGTTACTGCCAACAAAACAATGATAGTACGGAAAATAAAGTTTTTAAACAAAAAAAATACACACAAGATGAGTATCTAAATAACAGAAAGATAGATATAAATATAAAAGATACTAACATTCAACAAAAAATACATGCATTAGATTGTTATTTTGCTAAAAGGGTTGATTCTTTAGGATTTAATGGTTCTGTGCTTATCAGCTACAAAGGAACACCAATATTGGAAGGATACTATGGATATTCAAATTATTATACCAAAAACAAACTAAATAAGAGGTCAACATTTCAGATAGCATCTACAAGCAAAACATTTACATCAGCTGCAATTTTGTTGTTACATCAAGAAGGATATCTGAATATAGATGATACATTACAAAAATATTTTCCAACTTTTCCATACAAAGGCATTACAGTACGTATGTTACTCAACCATAGATCTGGATTGCCTAATTATCTTAATTTTTCAGAAACATATTGGGCTAAAAAAACCATATACATGAACAACGAAGATGTATTGGCTCAGCTTCAAAAATTTAAGCCAAAAAGTTTAGCATATCCAAACACAAAATTCTATTATAACAATACAAACTATGTCTTGTTAGCTTTAATAATTGAAAAAGCAAGTGGTTATAGTTATAAAGATTTTATGCACCAATTTATATTTAATCCATTAGGAATGCACGACACACATGTATTTGACCCAAAAAACCAAGGAAAGAACGAAGTATTAGGGTACAAAGGCAGTAGCTGGAAAGAAGATAATATTGTGTACACAGATGGTGTAGTTGGAGACAAAGGAATCTATTCTACAGTATTAGATTTGTATAAATGGGATCAGGTATTATATGCAGGAAAGCTGATAAAACCAGAAATTTTAAACTTAGCTTATACACCACAAAGTTTTGAGAAACCAGGAAACAAAAATTATGGACTAGGTTGGCGTATGACAGACCAAGAAGACGGCACCAGAATAATTTACCACAATGGTTGGTGGCATAGCTTTAATTCTGTTTTTAACAGAAAAATTAGCGATGGTACATGTATCATTGTACTTAGCAATCATTATAGCCAAAGTGTATATAAAATAAAAGAAATATGGGATATTCTATATCCAAATCAAGATGTGGACATGAGTTCTGAACAATAA
- the odhB gene encoding 2-oxoglutarate dehydrogenase complex dihydrolipoyllysine-residue succinyltransferase, with translation MKQEIKVPSIGESVNEVTLASWLVEDGDYVELDQPLAEFESDKATFELPAEVAGIVTRVAKEGDDIKIGEVVATIDTSASKTSNDNKQEEKAIEQPKTESKAAVEKNITQENNYATGTASPAAKKILDEKNINTSEVSGTGVSGRITKEDAIKAEKQTAKQETIVAPKQEVQKVVGERNERVEKLTRIRKTISKRLVEVKNQTAMLTTFNEVDMTAINEIRAKYKDAFYEQNNIGLGFMSFFTKAVCQALQKFPAVNAYITDENMIFHDFCDISIAVSTERGLVVPVIRNAETLSFAGIEKEIKRLATLARNNELSIQDMEGGTFTITNGGVFGSLMSTPIINQPQSAILGMHKVQDRPMVINGSIEIRPMMYIALSYDHRIIDGKDSVSFLVAVKDYLENPEKLLIGL, from the coding sequence ATGAAACAAGAAATAAAAGTACCATCAATTGGAGAATCAGTAAATGAAGTAACCTTAGCATCTTGGTTGGTAGAAGATGGAGATTATGTTGAGCTAGACCAACCACTAGCAGAATTTGAGTCTGACAAGGCAACATTTGAGCTTCCTGCAGAGGTTGCTGGCATTGTAACAAGAGTTGCAAAAGAAGGCGATGATATAAAAATAGGAGAAGTAGTAGCGACAATAGATACAAGTGCAAGTAAAACATCAAACGATAATAAACAAGAAGAAAAAGCTATAGAACAACCAAAAACTGAAAGTAAAGCAGCAGTTGAGAAAAATATTACACAAGAAAATAATTATGCAACAGGCACAGCATCTCCAGCAGCTAAAAAAATATTAGACGAAAAAAACATAAATACTTCAGAAGTTAGCGGAACTGGCGTTTCTGGAAGAATTACAAAAGAAGATGCAATTAAAGCTGAAAAACAAACAGCAAAACAAGAAACCATAGTTGCCCCAAAACAAGAAGTACAAAAAGTAGTTGGAGAAAGAAACGAAAGAGTTGAGAAATTAACAAGAATAAGAAAAACAATTTCAAAAAGATTGGTTGAAGTAAAAAACCAAACAGCCATGCTAACTACTTTCAACGAAGTAGATATGACAGCTATCAATGAGATAAGAGCAAAATACAAAGATGCATTTTATGAGCAAAACAATATAGGCTTAGGCTTTATGTCGTTTTTCACAAAAGCTGTTTGTCAGGCATTACAAAAATTTCCAGCAGTAAATGCTTACATTACTGATGAGAATATGATTTTTCACGATTTCTGTGACATTTCTATTGCTGTGTCAACAGAAAGAGGTTTGGTAGTTCCAGTAATTAGAAATGCAGAAACACTAAGTTTTGCAGGAATCGAAAAAGAAATAAAAAGATTAGCTACACTTGCCAGAAACAACGAACTAAGCATTCAAGATATGGAAGGCGGCACATTTACAATAACAAATGGTGGCGTTTTTGGCTCATTAATGAGTACACCAATCATCAACCAACCACAAAGTGCAATTTTAGGTATGCATAAAGTACAAGATAGACCAATGGTTATTAACGGAAGTATTGAAATAAGACCAATGATGTATATTGCGCTTTCATACGACCATAGAATAATTGATGGAAAAGACAGTGTTAGTTTCTTGGTTGCAGTAAAAGATTATTTAGAAAATCCTGAAAAATTATTAATAGGATTATAA
- a CDS encoding DNA/RNA non-specific endonuclease produces MKYKLIFIVCCFVSTVGFAQKSNKKKTSNPYYIVKNLEDKKLQNINKKIDSLTSIKLPNDAKLIKHKAYYSAYSTIYKQPYWVAHIIPKDILYGSYTRNDGFVKDSLYLNTADSTDYWASGYDRGHLAPAADFRWHKDAIKESFYYTNVAPQLKNFNRGAWSKLETLVREFAIDANEVYVITGAVLNNKLPKLQQGSYQVSIPKYYYKIVYDIYPPEYKAIACMMPNQDISFDLTKYIVSVDSIENLTGFDFMNILPDSIENRIEKQSKIIDWDKNYLSFSGNEISKNYGNNKINTLEAKDMIGKQSTVCGKAVSIKFVENGKSNPTYINLDKKFPDQLFTIVIYENVRNKLSYIPEEKLMNKEICVSGKVEQYKGVPQIILQKEKDIELIEK; encoded by the coding sequence ATGAAATACAAATTAATATTCATAGTTTGTTGTTTTGTTAGTACTGTTGGTTTTGCTCAAAAATCAAATAAAAAAAAAACAAGCAATCCATATTATATTGTAAAAAACTTAGAAGATAAAAAACTACAAAATATTAATAAGAAGATAGATTCATTAACTTCTATTAAATTACCAAATGATGCAAAACTGATTAAGCACAAAGCATATTACAGTGCATATTCTACTATTTATAAGCAACCATATTGGGTAGCACACATTATACCTAAAGATATTTTGTATGGTTCATACACAAGAAATGATGGTTTTGTAAAAGATAGTTTGTACTTAAACACGGCAGACAGCACAGACTATTGGGCAAGTGGCTACGATAGAGGACATTTGGCACCAGCAGCAGATTTTAGATGGCACAAAGATGCTATCAAAGAATCATTTTACTATACAAATGTGGCACCACAACTCAAAAATTTTAACAGAGGCGCTTGGTCAAAATTAGAAACTTTGGTAAGAGAATTTGCCATAGATGCCAATGAAGTATATGTGATTACAGGTGCAGTGCTCAACAATAAATTACCAAAACTACAACAAGGTTCATATCAAGTATCAATACCAAAATATTATTATAAAATAGTGTATGATATCTATCCACCAGAATACAAAGCAATAGCATGTATGATGCCTAACCAAGATATAAGTTTTGATTTAACAAAATACATTGTAAGTGTAGATTCTATAGAAAATCTTACAGGATTTGATTTTATGAATATTTTGCCAGATAGTATTGAAAATAGAATAGAGAAACAAAGCAAAATAATAGATTGGGACAAAAATTATCTTTCATTTTCTGGAAATGAAATATCTAAAAATTATGGTAATAATAAAATTAATACACTTGAGGCTAAAGATATGATTGGCAAACAAAGCACTGTATGCGGAAAAGCAGTAAGTATCAAGTTTGTTGAAAATGGAAAATCAAATCCAACGTATATTAACTTAGATAAAAAATTTCCAGACCAATTATTTACTATCGTAATCTATGAAAATGTAAGGAACAAACTAAGTTATATTCCTGAAGAAAAATTAATGAATAAAGAAATTTGCGTTTCAGGAAAAGTAGAACAATACAAAGGCGTTCCACAGATTATATTACAAAAAGAAAAAGACATTGAACTGATAGAAAAATGA
- a CDS encoding DegT/DnrJ/EryC1/StrS family aminotransferase, whose amino-acid sequence MATIPFFDLQLQYQSLKKEIDDAISSTCASGKFIGGEAVHQFEQELASYLGIQHVVSCGNGTDALMLALLSANLPKNSSIIIPTFNYIAAVEVATLLGYNIIFADVCNDTFNINLEKIKAVLTNEVKAIIVTHLFGQIVEDIDEIATFCNENGILLIEDAAQCIGAEKNITRNSIITTSFFPTKNLACYGDGGAVMTNNNYVAEKLRKLTNHGQNKKYYHEYVGINSRLDAIQAKILSIKLKHLDTFIQKRKHISSIYDEALKNIDNVIIPKQKNAHAYHQYTIKVKNNERDSLQDYLKNEQIETVVYYPLCAHQQVAYKQNISLKNAEQLCQQVLSLPIFPELEIDNVQYIIQKILSFYN is encoded by the coding sequence ATGGCAACAATTCCTTTTTTTGATTTACAACTACAATATCAATCTTTAAAAAAAGAAATTGATGATGCTATAAGTTCTACTTGTGCGTCTGGAAAATTTATTGGTGGCGAAGCTGTACATCAATTTGAGCAAGAATTGGCAAGCTATTTAGGCATTCAACATGTGGTATCTTGTGGCAATGGTACTGATGCATTGATGTTGGCATTACTTAGTGCTAATTTGCCAAAAAATTCAAGTATTATTATTCCTACGTTCAATTATATTGCTGCTGTAGAAGTGGCAACCTTACTTGGCTATAATATTATTTTTGCTGATGTATGTAATGATACATTCAATATTAATTTAGAAAAAATAAAAGCTGTACTAACCAACGAAGTAAAGGCAATTATTGTTACGCATTTATTTGGACAAATTGTTGAAGATATTGATGAGATAGCTACGTTCTGTAATGAAAATGGAATATTGTTAATTGAAGATGCTGCGCAATGTATTGGTGCTGAAAAAAATATTACGAGAAATAGCATCATTACTACATCATTTTTTCCTACTAAAAACTTGGCATGTTATGGTGATGGTGGTGCAGTAATGACTAACAATAATTATGTAGCAGAAAAGCTAAGAAAGCTTACAAATCATGGACAGAATAAAAAATATTATCATGAGTATGTTGGTATAAATTCTAGATTAGATGCTATCCAAGCTAAAATTTTAAGCATTAAACTAAAACACTTAGATACTTTTATTCAGAAGCGAAAACATATATCGTCAATATACGATGAAGCATTGAAAAATATAGATAATGTAATTATTCCAAAACAAAAAAACGCACATGCTTATCATCAATATACTATAAAAGTAAAAAACAATGAGAGAGATAGTTTGCAAGATTATCTAAAAAATGAACAGATAGAAACTGTTGTGTACTATCCATTGTGTGCGCACCAACAAGTGGCATACAAACAGAATATTTCATTGAAAAATGCTGAACAATTATGTCAACAAGTGTTGTCTTTGCCAATATTTCCTGAGCTTGAAATAGATAATGTACAATATATTATACAAAAAATTTTATCATTTTATAATTGA
- a CDS encoding DNA-3-methyladenine glycosylase I codes for MSEKIRCGWCIGKPLYEKYHDEEWGVPIFDDTKQFEFLVLESAQAGLSWWTILQRREGYRKAFKNFDYKKVAKMTPDDVERLMQDTGIIRNRAKIESTINNAQRFLEVQKEFGTFCNYIWSFVGGKPIINKWKVLKEVPATTPISDALAKDMKKRGFKFLGSTTLYAHMQATGLVNDHIVSCHHYK; via the coding sequence ATGAGCGAAAAAATAAGATGTGGCTGGTGCATAGGCAAACCATTGTACGAAAAATACCATGATGAAGAATGGGGCGTTCCTATTTTTGATGATACAAAACAATTTGAGTTTCTTGTCTTAGAATCTGCGCAAGCTGGACTAAGTTGGTGGACAATTTTGCAAAGACGCGAGGGCTACAGAAAAGCATTTAAAAATTTTGACTATAAAAAAGTGGCAAAAATGACACCTGACGATGTAGAAAGGCTAATGCAAGACACAGGAATTATTAGAAATAGAGCAAAAATAGAATCTACTATCAATAATGCGCAACGATTTTTGGAAGTACAAAAAGAATTTGGCACATTTTGCAATTATATTTGGAGTTTTGTTGGTGGCAAACCAATCATCAACAAATGGAAAGTACTTAAAGAAGTGCCTGCCACAACACCAATTTCTGATGCATTGGCAAAAGACATGAAAAAAAGAGGTTTTAAATTTTTGGGCTCTACCACTTTGTATGCGCACATGCAAGCAACTGGATTGGTGAACGATCATATTGTATCTTGTCATCATTATAAATAG
- a CDS encoding glycosyltransferase family 2 protein translates to MEEPIDILLATYNGEKYLHKQIDSVLAQTYSNLKIWIRDDGSTDNTPQILATYQQKYPNKIHIIEDNLGNLGVTQNFNELAKHSTAKFIAFCDQDDIWIPEKIEKSMVLIDEYLKKSNKSICFVYSDMKIIDKYDNTTHDSFWKLAYLHPKHFTFNRLLMQNIPHGCTILMHQELKNMAFPIPKNAILHDHWLSLVTVVFGQAIATEEQLVLIRNHGENVTQRKNNNWMRLKRFYKNFSTQDEYIKHLMVRIEQAKSIPTTIQ, encoded by the coding sequence ATGGAAGAACCTATAGACATATTATTGGCTACTTATAATGGTGAAAAATATTTGCACAAGCAGATAGATTCTGTTTTGGCACAAACGTATTCTAATTTAAAAATTTGGATTAGAGATGATGGTTCAACTGACAATACACCACAAATTTTAGCAACATACCAACAAAAATATCCAAACAAAATTCACATCATTGAAGATAATCTTGGAAATTTAGGTGTAACCCAAAATTTCAATGAGCTTGCAAAACACAGTACAGCAAAATTCATTGCATTTTGCGACCAAGATGATATTTGGATTCCAGAAAAGATTGAAAAATCAATGGTTTTGATAGATGAATACTTGAAAAAATCAAATAAATCAATATGTTTTGTGTATTCTGACATGAAAATCATTGATAAATATGACAATACAACGCATGATTCTTTTTGGAAATTAGCCTATCTACATCCAAAACATTTTACATTTAATAGACTTTTGATGCAGAATATTCCTCATGGTTGTACAATCCTCATGCATCAAGAATTGAAAAATATGGCTTTCCCAATTCCAAAAAATGCAATTTTGCACGATCATTGGTTGTCCTTGGTTACAGTAGTTTTTGGACAAGCAATTGCTACAGAAGAACAATTAGTTTTGATTCGAAATCATGGTGAAAATGTTACTCAAAGAAAGAATAACAATTGGATGCGATTAAAACGATTTTATAAAAACTTTTCGACGCAAGATGAATATATTAAACATCTAATGGTTAGAATTGAACAAGCTAAAAGCATTCCAACAACAATACAGTAG
- a CDS encoding sulfotransferase codes for MSQQPIIILGMHRSGTTMITKLLENIGLFVGTEKEINHEALFFWEINNWIFDLHTAKPELPHNLQYTNPTTKIILEEALQYFVQSSRKKKYLGNLSNQYNSIADVGFPFGWKDPKNTFTLNFWKSVFPNPKIIHVYRNPIDCISSYIERDLAMKNQFEWNWKKKLKRDFLLTYKFNYNFRLYDLEQGYQLWKEYVTQALHLQESNDAYYLLQYEQFLSNPEAELKKLSVFCDLDTNEEKIQQATQTVQKNRAYAFLNNENYVRFYQQIKNDALLQQLGYHQL; via the coding sequence ATGAGCCAACAACCAATTATTATTTTAGGCATGCATCGTAGTGGTACAACTATGATTACTAAGTTATTAGAAAACATAGGTTTATTTGTTGGTACAGAAAAAGAAATTAACCACGAAGCATTATTTTTTTGGGAAATAAACAATTGGATTTTTGATTTGCATACAGCAAAACCTGAACTTCCACATAATTTGCAATACACCAATCCTACAACAAAAATTATTTTAGAAGAAGCCTTGCAATATTTTGTTCAATCTTCAAGAAAAAAAAAATATTTAGGCAATCTATCTAATCAATATAATTCAATTGCTGATGTAGGTTTCCCTTTCGGCTGGAAAGATCCAAAAAATACATTTACACTTAATTTTTGGAAATCAGTTTTCCCAAATCCTAAAATAATACATGTTTACAGAAATCCTATTGATTGCATTTCAAGTTATATTGAGCGCGACTTAGCTATGAAAAATCAATTTGAATGGAACTGGAAGAAAAAACTAAAAAGAGATTTTTTATTGACATATAAATTCAACTATAATTTTAGACTATACGATTTAGAACAAGGCTACCAACTTTGGAAAGAATATGTAACTCAAGCTTTGCATTTACAAGAAAGCAATGATGCTTATTATTTACTTCAATATGAGCAATTCTTATCAAATCCTGAAGCAGAATTGAAAAAACTGAGTGTTTTTTGTGATTTAGATACCAATGAAGAAAAAATACAACAAGCAACTCAAACAGTGCAAAAAAATAGAGCATATGCATTTTTAAATAATGAAAACTATGTTAGATTTTATCAGCAAATAAAAAATGATGCTTTGTTACAACAATTAGGCTATCATCAATTATAA
- a CDS encoding RluA family pseudouridine synthase codes for MSLQVLYEDNHIIAVNKKSGDIVQADITKDEPITEEIKRYIKEKYDKPGAVFLGVIHRIDRPVSGVVLFAKTSKALARMNVLFKNKKIEKTYWAVVKQKPQEEHGTLIHYHLKDEQRKKAKLFNKEVAHSKICELDYTLLMSSDNYHLLEIHPKTGRFHQIRAQLSKIGSPIKGDLKYNFDRPNADASIHLHARKIEFIHPVSEKKLEIIAPVPSENVVWQYFEKNLNK; via the coding sequence ATGTCTTTACAAGTATTATACGAAGATAATCATATTATTGCTGTAAATAAAAAATCTGGTGATATTGTACAAGCAGATATTACCAAAGATGAACCTATTACAGAAGAAATAAAACGCTATATAAAAGAAAAATACGATAAACCTGGTGCTGTTTTCTTGGGCGTTATTCATAGAATAGATAGGCCAGTGAGTGGTGTGGTGCTTTTTGCTAAAACAAGCAAAGCTTTGGCAAGAATGAATGTTTTATTTAAAAATAAAAAAATTGAAAAAACATATTGGGCTGTTGTAAAACAGAAACCACAAGAAGAACATGGTACATTAATACATTATCATTTAAAAGACGAGCAACGTAAAAAAGCTAAGTTATTCAATAAAGAAGTAGCGCATAGTAAAATATGCGAATTGGATTATACACTTCTTATGTCTTCAGATAATTATCATCTATTAGAAATACATCCAAAGACAGGAAGATTCCACCAAATAAGAGCACAGCTAAGCAAAATTGGTTCACCAATAAAAGGCGATTTGAAATATAATTTTGATAGACCAAATGCTGATGCATCAATACACTTGCATGCAAGAAAAATAGAATTTATACATCCAGTGAGTGAGAAAAAGCTAGAGATAATTGCACCAGTGCCAAGTGAAAATGTAGTGTGGCAATATTTTGAAAAGAACTTAAATAAGTAA